One window from the genome of Garra rufa chromosome 1, GarRuf1.0, whole genome shotgun sequence encodes:
- the LOC141340474 gene encoding uncharacterized protein translates to MVFIKEESEDMKIEETFRVKHEDTEEQTKMGFIKEESKNIRIEEAFRVKHEDIEEQTDLTALKEEREDLNETEEKDQFENLHDFVSGEKSFCSLESEKTSKQKSAQKTGTRSIFTCYQCRKSFKERGHLKRHMRIHTGEKPYSCKQCGKSFQQGHLKMHMRIHTGEKPYSCKQCGKSFTRKGCLNRHIQIHTGEKPYSCNQCGKSFTEKGSLNRHMRIHTEDKPYTCSQCGKGFNRKECLNIHMRVHMRQQGQLESHIKMYNREKPGKSCSESGNLEVHQNVHITGSLFTCQQCEKSFTRKVYLYIHRRVHTGEKPYTCKQCGNRFSQKGSLGRHMKIHNREKSNRSP, encoded by the exons ATGGtctttattaaagaggagagtgaagacatgaagattgaagaaacattcagagtcaaacatgaagatactgaggaacaaacaaagatggggTTTATTAAAGAGGAAAGTAAAAACATAAGGATTGAAgaagcatttagagtcaaacatgaagatattgaggaacaaacag atctaacagcgctgaaagaggagagagaagatctaaatgaaactgaagagaaagatcagtttgagaatcttcatgatttcgtatctggagaaaaatctttttgttccttagagtctgaaaagacttctaaacaaaaaagtgctcagaagactggaactaggagtattttcacttgctatcagtgtagaaagagtttcaaagaaagaggacaccttaaaaggcacatgaggattcacaccggagagaagccttactcttgcaaacagtgtggaaagagtttccaacaaggacaccttaaaatgcacatgagaattcacactggagagaagccttactcatgcaaacagtgtggaaagagtttcactcgtaaaggatgccttaacagacacatacaaattcacactggagagaagccttactcatgcaaccagtgtggaaaaagtttcactgaaaaaggaagccttaacagacacatgagaatacaCACTGAAGataagccttacacatgcagccagtgtggaaaaggtttcaatcgtaaagaatgccttaacattcacatgagagttcacatgAGGCAACAAGGACAACTTGAAAGTCACATAAAAATGTACAATAGAGAAAAGCCTGGAAAGAGTTGCAGTGAAAGTGGAAACCTTGAAGTTCACCAGAATGTTCACATTACAGGGAgtctttttacctgccaacagtgtgaaaagagtttcactcgtaaagttTACCTTTACATTCACaggagagttcacactggagagaagccttacacatgcaaacagtgtggaaaccgtttcagtcaaaaaggaagccttggcaggcacatgaaaattcacaatagagagaagtctaacagatccccttag